In a single window of the Coregonus clupeaformis isolate EN_2021a chromosome 10, ASM2061545v1, whole genome shotgun sequence genome:
- the p3h1 gene encoding prolyl 3-hydroxylase 1 has product MECRLVVAILGVCLIPYGLSDVQLSSNVILEPYDLLFDTAVEAYYKGDWMTVILNMERALRNKAAIRRVKAHCRITCANQSAFGEPLSSMVLPIPGAGSVEDLGFFQKIMKRADCVNTCESDKIGPPTIHKITEDVDLEFKKRTPYNYLQVAYFKINKLNKAVAAANTFFLANPDHMEMRQNLEYYRMMSGVHEEDFKDLETWPHMAEFLAGKRYYSSDSFGLAIDHFEAAVEEYFSADQECRALCEGAYDYDGYNYMEYSADLFQSMTDHYMQILNCKQSCSVELASTVGKDKPFEDFLPSHFNYLQFSYYNSEKYEHAIECAKTYLLFHPEEEVMNQNLAYYSAVLGEEKAAAISARQVVKQHIQQSLLEKELLYFAFEVFGITFVDPDSWTPADVMPLKLREKQKADRETAARITEEIGNLMKEIETLVEEKNKESTDIAKIVREGGPLLFDDIKITMSSKQLNGSQRVLLDGFISEDECRELTRLSNAAALKGDGYRGLPSPHSPSESFQGVTVLKAIKFGQEGTVPLKSARLFFDMSEKVRRVLESYFRLDSPLYFSYSHLVCRSAIDEKQADRDDLSHPVHADNCLLVSELNECIKEPPAYTHRDYSAILYLNDDFEGGDFIFTELDAKTVTAEVRPQCGRMVGFGAGKENPHGVRAVTKGQRCAVALWFTLDPKHEEKERIQAQEMLKMFSTPTDAEFTETKTETSEPQLTLPDQAALLGQAAPPVQEQADKPDYTPAEKKPEEPAETVIENPADKPEDKKDEKLTENQAEKHIAKEGEKPKLKEAVKMKAKAVDASKAKATTKTAAKEGDKAKAKTADKAKLKPAAKTNVKQAAGKTKPKATDKKEQKPATKKTEKAPVKKVSKDSKTDPKSASDSQTDKDEL; this is encoded by the exons ATGGAGTGCCGTTTGGTAGTAGCGATTTTAGGAGTTTGTCTCATCCCTTATGGCCTTTCGGATGTGCAGCTCAGTAGTAATGTTATTCTCGAGCCGTATGATCTGCTGTTCGACACAGCGGTGGAAGCCTACTACAAGGGTGACTGGATGACCGTCATCCTGAACATGGAGAGGGCGCTTCGGAACAAGGCTGCGATCCGCAGGGTGAAGGCGCATTGTCGGATAACTTGTGCAAACCAGAGCGCTTTCGGAGAGCCTTTATCCAGCATGGTTTTGCCAATACCAGGCGCTGGCTCTGTGGAGGATCTTGGTTTTTTTCAGAAAATTATGAAAAGGGCTGATTGTGTAAATACCTGCGAAAGTGATAAAATTGGACCACCAACTATCCATAAAATTACTGAAGATGTGGACCTTGAGTTTAAGAAGAGAACCCCCTACAATTACCTGCAAGTCGCATACTTCAAG ATCAATAAGCTGAATAAGGCTGTGGCGGCGGCCAACACGTTTTTCCTGGCCAACCCAGACCACATGGAGATGAGGCAGAACCTGGAATACTACAGGATGATGTCCGGAGTACATGAGGAGGACTTTAAAGACCTGGAGACCTGGCCGCACATG GCAGAGTTCCTTGCAGGGAAGCGATACTACAGCTCAGACTCGTTCGGTCTGGCCATAGACCACTTTGAGGCAGCGGTGGAAGAGTACTTCAGCGCAGACCAGGAGTGCCGGGCGCTCTGCGAAGGAGCTTACGACTACGACGGATACAACTACATGGAGTACAGCGCTGACCTCTTCCAGTCCATGACAG ACCACTACATGCAGATTCTGAACTGTAAGCAGAGCTGTTCTGTGGAGCTAGCCTCCACCGTGGGGAAGGACAAGCCATTTGAGGATTTCCTCCCTTCCCACTTCAACTACCTACAGTTCTCCTACTACAACA GTGAGAAGTATGAGCATGCCATAGAGTGTGCTAAGACCTACCTGCTGTTCCACCCAGAAGAAGAGGTAATGAATCAGAACCTGGCTTACTACTCCGCTGTGCTGGGGGAGGAAAAGGCTGCAGCCATATCCgccagacag GTGGTGAAACAGCACATTCAGCAGTCCCTGTTGGAGAAGGAGCTGCTCTACTTTGCTTTTGAAGTGTTTGGAATCACTTTTGTTGATCCA GATTCCTGGACCCCTGCAGACGTCATGCCCCTCAAACTGAGAGAGAAGCAGAA GGCAGACAGGGAGACTGCGGCGAGGATCACTGAGGAGATTGGGAATCTGATGAAGGAGATTGAAACTCTGGTGGAGGAGAAGAACAAGGAGTCGACAGATATTGCCAAGATCGTACGAGAAG gTGGTCCTCTGTTGTTTGATGACATCAAGATTACCATGTCGTCTAAGCAGCTGAATGGTTCTCAGAGGGTTCTACTGGATGGATTTATCTCGGAGGACGAGTGCAGAGAGCTCACCCGCCTTTCTAAT gCGGCTGCACTGAAAGGTGATGGGTACCGAGGCCTTCCCTCCCCACACTCCCCCAGCGAGAGCTTCCAAGGAGTCACAGTCCTCAAGGCTATTAAG TTTGGACAGGAGGGCACTGTGCCCCTGAAGAGTGCCCGTCTGTTTTTCGACATGAGTGAGAAGGTGCGTAGGGTCCTTGAGTCGTACTTCCGTCTGGACTCTCCTCTCTACTTCTCCTACTCCCACCTGGTCTGCCGCTCCGCCATCGACG AGAAGCAGGCTGACCGTGACGACCTGAGTCACCCGGTTCATGCAGACAACTGCCTTCTGGTCTCTGAGCTCAACGAGTGCATCAAAGAACCAcccgcatacacacacagagactacag CGCCATCCTCTATCTGAATGATGACTTTGAAGGAGGTGATTTCATTTTCACTGAACTGGATGCCAAAACTGTCACA GCGGAGGTGCGTCCTCAGTGTGGTCGTATGGTTGGGTTTGGGGCAGGGAAGGAGAATCCTCACGGGGTGAGAGCGGTCACTAAGGGCCAGAGGTGTGCTGTGGCCCTGTGGTTCACCCTTGACCCCAAACACGAGGAGAAG GAGCGGATCCAAGCTCAAGAGATGCTGAAGATGTTCTCTACTCCTACGGACGCAGAGttcacagagacaaagacagagacctCAGAGCCACAGCTCACACTTCCTGACCAGGCTGCGCTTCTTGGTCAAGCTGCACCCCCAGTACAGGAGCAGGCAGACAAACCAGATTACACACCAGCAGAGAAGAAGCCTGAGGAACCAGCAGAAACAGTAATTGAAAACCCAGCTGATAAACCAGAAGATAAAAAGGATGAGAAGCTGACAGAGAATCAGGCAGAAAAACACATTGCCAAAGAGGGTGAAAAACCTAAGTTGAAAGAGGCAGTCAAAATGAAAGCCAAAGCAGTGGATGCATCAAAGGCTAAAGCGACGACTAAAACAGCAGCTAAAGAAGGGGACAAAGCCAAGGCTAAAACAGCAGACAAGGCCAAACTAAAACCTGCAGCAAAAACAAACGTCAAACAGGCAGCAGGCAAAACGAAACCCAAAGCGACAGACAAAAAAGAGCAGAAGCCAGCTACAAAGAAGACAGAGAAAGCCCCTGTCAAAAAGGTTTCAAAGGACTCTAAAACTGACCCCAAATCAGCCTCGGACTCACAGACAGACAAGGATGAGCTGTGA